A section of the Flavobacterium ardleyense genome encodes:
- a CDS encoding SIR2 family protein codes for MVIDDILVNNKDYFSFETFVISLLKLHIESQNKSYRIVNHSSLGDAVADSGFDDFNGKTIIEIKPILQTNTILQILHHFRRNSLKIDNTFAFENLLVISSRKISLNAKILAEQIIKTHDLSGVNITFWGPDELNKIIAKHKKEATNIANNLFTKRLENALSVETKDWKIERDERLNVLKDIYSKGQFSLFLGAGVSASAGMADWNTLLNSLFVTYLTNEFSDDKKIIEKDITEIVSRLNNLDETSAIMAARYLRKALVKNTKEETHFLNAITENLYSLRDKIQPIDSTLLHSITNLCMPMRTGAKVRSVITYNFDDLLERILELKNIKHHSVYIDNDFCDPEDLPVYHVHGFLPENRKKYTALQKSTLVFSEEGYHLIYSDSYHWSNLVQLSNLRDSNCLMIGLSMTDPNLRRLLDISARNLDKPRHFALMKRISHSKFCYQKDKQKNPDLQIVSNLKAASNFLEVHHKLNEDLMRELGVTIIWYENYEDIPLLLDKLNI; via the coding sequence ACCGGATAGTCAACCATAGCTCTCTTGGTGATGCTGTCGCAGACAGTGGATTTGATGATTTTAACGGTAAAACAATAATCGAGATTAAGCCAATACTCCAGACAAATACGATTCTACAAATTCTACATCATTTTCGGAGAAATTCTCTAAAAATTGATAATACGTTCGCTTTTGAAAATCTGCTAGTTATATCATCAAGAAAAATTTCATTAAACGCGAAAATTTTAGCGGAACAAATAATAAAAACACATGATTTATCAGGTGTTAATATAACATTTTGGGGTCCAGACGAGCTTAATAAAATTATAGCAAAACATAAAAAAGAAGCTACAAATATTGCAAACAATCTTTTTACAAAAAGACTAGAAAATGCTTTAAGCGTGGAAACCAAAGATTGGAAAATTGAAAGAGATGAGAGATTAAATGTTTTAAAAGACATTTATTCAAAGGGACAGTTTTCATTATTTTTAGGAGCTGGTGTATCTGCCAGTGCAGGTATGGCAGATTGGAATACTTTATTAAACTCACTTTTTGTTACATATCTAACCAACGAATTTAGTGATGATAAAAAAATTATAGAAAAAGATATCACTGAAATAGTTTCAAGATTAAATAATTTGGACGAAACATCTGCCATAATGGCGGCAAGATATTTACGCAAGGCATTGGTAAAGAACACGAAAGAGGAGACTCACTTTCTAAATGCAATTACAGAAAATCTTTATAGTTTGCGGGACAAAATTCAGCCAATCGACTCCACCTTACTTCATTCTATCACCAATTTATGTATGCCTATGCGAACAGGTGCTAAAGTTCGTTCCGTAATCACGTACAATTTTGATGATCTTTTAGAGAGAATTCTAGAATTAAAAAACATCAAACATCATAGCGTTTACATCGACAATGATTTTTGCGATCCTGAAGATTTACCAGTATATCATGTTCATGGATTTTTGCCAGAAAATAGAAAAAAATATACAGCTCTGCAAAAGAGCACATTAGTATTCTCAGAAGAAGGTTATCATCTAATTTATTCGGATTCATATCATTGGTCTAATTTAGTGCAGTTAAGTAATTTACGAGACAGTAATTGTTTAATGATAGGCCTATCAATGACTGATCCGAATTTGAGACGATTACTCGATATATCTGCACGCAATCTTGACAAGCCGCGGCATTTTGCACTTATGAAACGTATTTCACATTCAAAATTTTGTTATCAAAAGGACAAGCAAAAGAATCCTGATTTGCAAATTGTAAGTAACTTAAAAGCCGCGAGCAACTTTTTGGAAGTCCATCATAAACTTAATGAAGATTTAATGCGGGAACTAGGTGTTACTATAATTTGGTATGAAAATTATGAAGACATACCTCTCTTACTAGATAAGTTGAATATATAA